In Poecilia reticulata strain Guanapo linkage group LG1, Guppy_female_1.0+MT, whole genome shotgun sequence, one genomic interval encodes:
- the mrpl45 gene encoding large ribosomal subunit protein mL45: MATSITRTFGSLRNVAHRSLKNAELALDVRHPGPLFLPVRTKKRYFIPPAVGLKGKKEENLEAKARAAGIVFRQQYLERSINIACSAGVFDPYIPPEGDARLSALSKEGLKQRTEQIRQSAASQLAIRKIKEHDSQFSTKTFAEQAQEIFVEAHNSLTHFNKEKLHSLVTERCYPEMTRGNRYKTIRWRFVESLEPPRVVHVRCPDMVTKGNLYGQVTVRMHSKQTLAIYDRFGRLMLGSEEQPKDVLEYLVIERHLVNPYGRWRLHGKIVPSWAPPKDPIIKTVAIPGPDLKPGEEFDALNYEVPKPEAVQWNK; encoded by the exons ATGGCGACATCCATAACGAGGACGTTTGGGTCTCTTCGTAACGTTGCACACAGAAGCTTAAAG AATGCTGAGTTGGCTCTAGATGTACGGCATCCTGGTCCACTTTTCTTGCCGGTTCGGACCAAGAAGAGGTACTTTATTCCTCCAGCGGTGGGGTTAAAggggaagaaggaagaaaaccTAGAGGCTAAGGCTCGAGCAGCTGGCATCGTCTTCCGACAGCAGTACTTAGAGAGATCCATTAACATCGCTTGCTCAG CGGGAGTGTTTGACCCGTACATCCCTCCAGAAGGAGACGCGCGTCTCTCCGCGCTGTCTAAGGAAGGCCTGAAACAGCGAACAGAACAGATACGACAGAGCGCCGCATCACAACTCGC GATTCGTAAAATCAAAGAGCACGATTCACAGTTCAGCACAAAGACGTTTGCAGAGCAAGCTCAAGAGATCTTCGTAGAGGCTCACAACTCCCTGACACA cttcaATAAAGAGAAGCTTCATTCTCTGGTTACAGAAAGATGTTATCCT GAGATGACGAGAGGCAACCGTTACAAGACGATCCGGTGGAGGTTTGTCGAGTCACTGGAACCGCCCAGAGTGGTGCATGTCCGCTGCCCCGACATGGTCACTAAAGGCAACCTGTATGGGCAGGTTACAGTTCGTATGCACTCCAAGCAG ACGTTAGCCATCTATGATCGCTTCGGTCGGCTGATGCTGGGCAGCGAGGAGCAACCAAAGGACGTCCTGGAGTACCTGGTCATTGAACGGCATCTGGTCAACCCCTACGGTAGATGGAGGCTACACGGGAAAATTGTGCCCTCATGGGCTCCTCCCAAAGACCCAATTATTAAG ACGGTTGCCATCCCTGGTCCAGACCTGAAGCCAGGGGAAGAATTTGATGCCCTCAACTATGAAGTTCCCAAACCAGAAGCAGTACAGTGGAATAAGTAg
- the npepps gene encoding puromycin-sensitive aminopeptidase produces the protein MLLLFGRTVPLLFTRTVTSYCPSALSKPNLINSVFIKIAKINGATTHSSSFSSASGQNTGTMPERRPFVRLPTDVCPVNYGLCLKPDLIDFTFDGKLEAQVEVIQATNQIVMNCADIDIITASFVPKGADEINATGFNYQNEDEKVTLSFPSSLQKGSGTLKIEFVGELNDKMKGFYRSKYTTAAGETRYAAVTQFEATDARRAFPCWDEPAIKATFDITLIVPKDRVALSNMDVVHQKPYPGDVNLVEVRFGTTPIMSTYLVAFVIGEYDFVESQSSDGIKVRVYTPVGKAEQGKFALEVACKTLPFYKDYFSVPYPLPKIDLIAIADFAAGAMENWGLVTYRETALLIDPKNSCSSSRQWVALVVGHELAHQWFGNLVTMEWWTHLWLNEGFASWIEYLCVDHCFPEYDIWTQFVSADYTRALDLDALDSSHPIEVNVGHPSEVDEIFDAISYSKGASVIRMLHNYIGDEDFRKGMNSYLLKFQHKNASTEDLWDCLEQASGKPIAAVMSSWTKQMGFPIIVVDQEQQGDDRILKLSQKKFCASGPHNGEDCPSWMVPISICTSEDPKCSKLRILLEKSETTVTLNGVGPDQWIKINPGTVGFYRIQYSSSMLESLLPGIRDLSLQPVDRLGLQNDLFSLSRAGMISTVEVLKLMEAFVNEPNYTVWSDLSCNLGVLSSLLSHTEFHDDILEFIRDLFAPIGLKLGWDSKPGEGHLDALLRGLVLGKLGKAGHKPTLEEARRRFKEHVEAKQVLPADLRSPVYLTVLKHGDGATLDTMLKLHKQADMQEEKNRIERVLGAISAPDLIQKVLTFALSEEVRPQDTVSVIGGVAGSSKQGRKAAWKFVRDNWEELYNRYQGGFLISRLIKLTVDGFAIDKMATEVKSFFESHPAPAAERTVQQCCENILLNATWLKRDADDIHQYLLQRKAPPV, from the exons ATGCTGCTGCTCTTCGGACGCACGGTCCCGCTGCTTTTCACGCGTACAGTCACCAGCTACTGTCCATCCGCACTGTCGAAGCCCAACTTAATCAATTCCGTGTTTATAAAAATCGCAAAGATAAACGGCGCTACTACACACAGTTCCTCGTTCAGCAGCGCAAGCGGCCAAAATACAGGAACCATGCCCGAAAGAAGGCCCTTCGTGCGGTTACCTACTGACGTTTGCCCCGTCAACTATGGGTTGTGTCTGAAGCCAGATCTGATCGACTTCACCTTTGACGGCAAGCTGGAGGCACAAGTGGAG GTCATACAGGCTACAAATCAGATCGTGATGAACTGCGCTGACATTGACATTATCACAGCTTCCTTCGTACCAAAAGGAGCAGATG AAATCAATGCCACAGGCTTCAACTATCAAAACGAGGACGAAAAAGTCACCCTGTCGTTTCCAAGTTCCCTACAGAAAG GTTCTGGCACGTTGAAGATTGAATTTGTGGGGGAACTGAACGACAAAATGAAAGGATTCTATAGAAGTAAATATACAACGGCTGCTGGAGAGACCCGGTATGCAGCCGTCACACAGTTTGAG GCCACAGATGCCCGCAGAGCCTTCCCCTGTTGGGACGAGCCTGCCATTAAAGCCACCTTTGACATCACTCTGATAGTTCCCAAGGACAGAGTCGCCTTGTCCAATATG GATGTCGTTCATCAAAAGCCATACCCAGGTGATGTAAACCTCGTGGAGGTAAGGTTCGGCACCACGCCCATCATGTCCACGTACCTCGTAGCTTTTGTGATCGGCGAATATGACTTTGTGGAGAGCCAGTCGTCAGATGGCATAAAGGTACGCGTCTACACGCCCGTCGGGAAGGCAGAACAAGGGAAATTTGCATTGGAG gTTGCTTGTAAGACCTTACCTTTCTACAAAGACTACTTCAGTGTTCCTTATCCATTACCTAAAATTGATCTCATAGCTATTGCTGATTTTGCTGCTG GTGCCATGGAAAACTGGGGCCTTGTTACATACAG GGAGACGGCACTGCTAATCGATCCGAAGAACTCGTGCTCGTCATCCAGGCAGTGGGTGGCGCTAGTGGTCGGACACGAACTCGCCCACCAGTGGTTTGGAAACCTGGTTACCATG gaATGGTGGACTCACCTCTGGCTCAACGAGGGGTTTGCCTCCTGGATCGAGTATCTGTGTGTGGATCACTGCTTCCCAGAGTACGACATCTGGACCCAGTTTGTCTCGGCAGATTACACCCGGGCTCTGGACCTGGACGCGCTGGACAGCAGCCACCCCATCGAG GTGAACGTGGGCCATCCGTCAGAGGTAGATGAAATATTTGATGCCATCTCCTACAGCAAAGGAGCGTCTGTGATCCGCATGTTGCACAACTACATTGGAGACGAG GACTTCAGGAAAGGAATGAATTCCTATCTTTTGAAGTTCcaacataaaaatgcatcaacag AGGACCTCTGGGATTGTCTGGAACAGGCGAGTGGGAAACCCATTGCTGCAGTGATGAGTTCATGGACTAAGCAAATGGGCTTTCCAATCATAGTAGTCGACCAGGAACAG CAAGGTGATGACCGAATCCTTAAACTATCGCAGAAGAAGTTCTGTGCCAGTGGGCCACATAATG GTGAGGATTGCCCCAGTTGGATGGTGCCTATTAGTATTTGTACTAGCGAGGACCCCAAATGCTCCAAACTCAGGATTTTGCTGGAAAAATCTGAGACGACTGTGACTCTTAACGGCGTCGGTCCGGATCAGTGGATCAAG ATCAACCCTGGAACTGTCGGCTTTTACCGGATCCAGTACAGCTCGTCCATGCTGGAGAGCCTGCTGCCGGGAATCAGAGACCTCAGCCTGCAGCCTGTGGACCGACTCGGCCTGCAGAATGACCTCTTCTCCCTC TCTCGTGCAGGAATGATCAGCACAGTGGAGGTGCTGAAGCTGATGGAGGCGTTCGTCAACGAGCCAAACTACACCGTTTGGAGCGACCTGAGCTGCAACCTGGGCGTGCTGTCATCGCTGCTGTCCCACACGGAGTTTCACGACGACATCCTGGAGTTCATCAGGGACTTGTTCGCCCCCATCGGCCTGAAGCTGGGCTGGGACAGCAAGCCAGGCGAAG GCCACCTGGACGCCCTGCTGAGAGGCCTGGTTTTGGGGAAACTGGGCAAGGCGGGACACAAACCCACACTGGAGGAGGCCAGACGGAGATTCAAGGAGCATGTAGAGGCGAAGCAGGTCCTGCCTGCAGACCTGAGGAGCCCG GTGTATCTAACGGTGCTGAAGCACGGAGACGGCGCCACGTTGGACACGATGCTGAAG CTGCATAAACAAGCCGACatgcaggaggagaaaaatCGCATCGAAAGAGTTCTTGGCGCCATCTCTGCTCCCGATCTAATCCAGAAAGTCCTCACCTTCGCCCTCTCG GAAGAGGTTCGTCCCCAGGACACGGTGTCTGTAATCGGAGGGGTGGCAGGAAGCAGTAAGCAAGGCCGGAAAGCTGCCTGGAAATTTGTCAGGGACAACTGGGAGGAGCTTTACAACCGCTACCAAGGAGGCTTCCTTATATCACGCCTCATCAAG CTCACAGTCGACGGTTTTGCTATTGATAAAATGGCTACTGAAGTCAAG AGTTTCTTTGAGAGTCACCCCGCTCCGGCTGCTGAGCGCACCGTGCAGCAGTGCTGCGAGAACATCCTCCTGAACGCCACCTGGCTGAAGCGCGACGCGGACGACATCCACCAGTATCTACTGCAGCGCAAGGCGCCCCCTGTCTGA